The proteins below are encoded in one region of Hordeum vulgare subsp. vulgare chromosome 3H, MorexV3_pseudomolecules_assembly, whole genome shotgun sequence:
- the LOC123445753 gene encoding 23 kDa jasmonate-induced protein-like → MASGVFGTPISEKTVIATGEYKEPITQKDVADYTMKMINAGGKDINAQTFVDNLKERYGNGIAVKCLIYNATGATLSLAKYNDWHGHIYDTPYPSDIQNGQWGAFLHVHPSGAAVGSAGAVVYRTKIPSSTRSCDWLFSWTVPYIGANGVYTEIREEGHYPNVGSWGYIYGVKLANSDLNSTDKNYGYVSKTNIGEGSTMNARGVFQYPY, encoded by the exons ATGGCCTCAGGAGTGTTTGGTACCCCCATTTCGGAGAAGACGGTGATAGCCACTGGTGAGTATAAGGAACCCATTACTCAAAAGGATGTTGCAGACTATACCATGAAGATGATCAACGCCGGTGGTAAGGATATTAACGCACAAACCTTCGTCGACAATCTCAAAGAGCG GTACGGTAACGGAATAGCTGTAAAATGCCTCATCTACAATGCCACTGGTGCCACTTTGAGCTTGGCTAAGTACAACGATTGGCACGGCCATATCTATGATACACCCTACCCATCAGATATTCAGAATGGGCAATGGGGTGCATTCCTCCACGTCCACCCAAGTGGTGCTGCGGTTGGTTCAGCTGGTGCCGTTGTGTATCGTACCAAGATCCCCTCCAGCACCAGGTCCTGCGATTGGTTGTTCTCCTGGACCGTCCCCTACATTGGTGCCAACGGG GTGTACACCGAAATCCGTGAGGAAGGACACTACCCAAATGTGGGAAGCTGGGGTTATATCTATGGTGTGAAGCTTGCAAATTCAGATCTCAACTCTACTGATAAAAACTATGGATATGTTTCCAAGACTAATATCGGTGAAGGCTCTACCATGAACGCCCGTGGAGTTTTCCAGTATCCCTACTAG